Proteins encoded by one window of Geobacter sp. DSM 9736:
- a CDS encoding DUF2845 domain-containing protein — protein MVRILAAVTCLFIAAPALATDMETMICKNGIVSKGDLAIEVVAKCGEPAQKAQREEKRGGLVRDIHGRERTVFSLVTIDDWTFNFGPHEFMQRLLFENGRVVGIESLGYGF, from the coding sequence ATGGTGAGGATACTTGCTGCCGTCACCTGTCTTTTTATCGCTGCTCCGGCACTTGCCACCGACATGGAAACGATGATCTGCAAGAACGGCATCGTCTCCAAGGGAGATCTCGCCATAGAGGTTGTGGCGAAGTGCGGCGAGCCGGCTCAGAAAGCACAGCGGGAAGAAAAGCGCGGCGGTCTGGTCCGTGACATCCACGGCAGGGAACGCACGGTCTTCAGTCTCGTCACGATAGATGACTGGACTTTCAATTTCGGTCCACATGAATTCATGCAGCGCCTGCTCTTCGAAAACGGCAGGGTCGTCGGAATCGAGAGTCTCGGCTACGGATTCTGA